The proteins below come from a single Chryseobacterium nepalense genomic window:
- a CDS encoding T9SS type B sorting domain-containing protein yields the protein MKKNLFAFLLLLFGINITFAQKDTEHWFAPYFDKTGSSYKHALYFSTDSVVPFEVKIYSHNDIIGTVTISKGSPQVFNLHFSKIRVVGTSNAGVPINVGLYTKGDKPYFVSLRVAIISHGEIITSKGKAGIGTKFYAAAAPLTATGSLYNFTTGIMATENNTVVTVSGYDPNVQFTNIPTPTPSTLTVTLNKGQSYILTGNTDVPANKEGFIGAKIESTKPVCVTNGNANGFYATGTVDGSDLIMDQSVPTERLGNEFAMVKSISTSTANMEGGIIIGTENGTDIYLNDSTTPVATINEGDYYRILANQYKNQGGGHFNLYVRTTKNVYLYQLVGAGAANNTGGYNYIPPLNCFLPRKIDEIGNINQMPYITSAINLKLNILTEAGAAVTVNGVTPTAAQGPYPLTGNSQWVTYAIPGITGNVTVTSTKAVTAGVNGGYSTAGYGGYFAGFSSIPLITKKTGDCIPGLILEVADSYNTYQWYRNGVPVSGANSYSYTPTVSGNYTVKVTMGSCTPAITPVYKAYKCLQQTTKSMILCEAFHTIIPEFTNSTQTYVPNTVIIITPPVNGTAVINPNGAIIYTPNPGFLGNDTIVYKFCGNDPEFPDCEQVTLNLTVSASPTANDVILRSCSLISNPSTASFNLATAPVTSSQGVTKKYYPSITDAQNGTNEILNPAAYIAPNGVVFVKVSITSLCFRIAKITLVVLPPAHSDILKDKIICMEKTTTLDAGPGFDGYQWSTGATTQSINNVTVGTYWVDLKTGECVTRQNVKVYPSEQPVISNIELSNNTVTIHAIGGTEPYKYSTDNINWQDSNVFTNIPRGGLVFYIKDDYGCTPISTEVTIPNLVNVITPNGDGINDILDYSALAYKPDFKFSIFDRYGSKIHEGNKTNSYKWDGTMVGRKVPTGSYWFDISWNEPNKEKTPIKYTGWILVKNID from the coding sequence ATGAAAAAAAATTTATTTGCCTTTTTATTATTGCTCTTTGGCATTAATATTACCTTTGCTCAAAAAGATACTGAGCATTGGTTTGCACCGTATTTTGATAAAACAGGTTCGAGCTATAAACATGCATTATATTTCTCTACAGACTCCGTAGTTCCATTCGAAGTAAAGATTTATAGTCATAATGACATTATCGGCACAGTAACGATCAGCAAAGGGTCGCCACAGGTTTTCAATTTACATTTTAGTAAAATAAGAGTCGTAGGAACATCCAATGCCGGAGTTCCTATTAATGTGGGACTTTACACAAAAGGCGACAAACCCTATTTTGTATCATTAAGAGTCGCTATAATTTCGCATGGCGAAATCATTACCTCTAAGGGCAAGGCAGGGATTGGCACTAAATTCTATGCAGCAGCCGCTCCTCTTACAGCAACTGGTAGCTTATATAATTTTACAACAGGGATCATGGCTACAGAGAACAACACGGTTGTTACCGTATCCGGGTACGATCCTAACGTACAATTTACAAACATCCCTACTCCCACACCCTCTACACTCACTGTTACATTAAATAAAGGACAATCTTATATTCTTACCGGGAATACCGATGTGCCCGCTAATAAAGAAGGATTTATCGGAGCGAAGATAGAATCAACCAAACCAGTATGTGTAACAAATGGAAATGCGAATGGTTTCTATGCCACGGGAACCGTTGACGGCTCTGATCTTATTATGGATCAGTCCGTTCCTACAGAACGCCTCGGCAATGAATTTGCCATGGTAAAAAGTATTTCTACCAGCACTGCAAACATGGAAGGAGGAATTATAATTGGCACCGAAAATGGCACCGATATCTATCTGAATGATTCTACGACACCTGTTGCTACCATTAATGAAGGAGACTATTACAGGATTCTTGCCAATCAATATAAAAATCAGGGAGGAGGACATTTTAATCTGTATGTAAGAACGACAAAGAATGTGTATCTGTATCAGTTGGTGGGAGCAGGAGCAGCTAATAATACCGGCGGATATAATTATATACCACCGTTGAACTGTTTTCTTCCAAGAAAAATTGATGAAATTGGAAATATCAATCAGATGCCATATATCACATCTGCCATCAATCTGAAACTTAATATTTTGACAGAAGCAGGAGCTGCTGTTACTGTAAACGGTGTGACACCTACTGCCGCACAGGGACCTTATCCCCTTACCGGAAATTCTCAATGGGTCACCTACGCCATTCCAGGAATTACAGGAAACGTAACCGTTACCTCAACAAAAGCCGTAACTGCAGGAGTAAACGGGGGATATAGTACCGCAGGATATGGAGGATATTTTGCAGGCTTCTCTTCTATTCCGTTAATTACAAAAAAAACGGGAGACTGTATTCCCGGACTAATACTGGAAGTTGCGGACAGCTATAACACCTATCAGTGGTACCGAAACGGAGTTCCTGTTTCGGGAGCCAATTCCTACAGCTATACACCTACAGTTTCCGGAAACTATACCGTAAAAGTTACGATGGGCTCTTGTACTCCGGCAATAACACCGGTATATAAGGCGTATAAGTGCTTACAGCAAACAACAAAAAGCATGATCCTGTGTGAAGCCTTCCACACCATTATCCCTGAATTTACCAATTCTACACAGACTTATGTTCCCAATACGGTAATCATTATAACACCGCCTGTAAACGGAACGGCAGTGATTAATCCTAACGGAGCAATTATTTATACACCAAACCCAGGATTTTTAGGAAACGACACCATTGTTTATAAATTCTGCGGAAATGATCCGGAATTTCCAGACTGTGAACAGGTAACTCTAAACTTAACAGTTTCAGCAAGTCCAACGGCAAACGATGTTATTTTAAGATCATGTTCATTAATCTCCAATCCTTCGACGGCTTCATTCAACCTGGCGACGGCTCCTGTAACTTCAAGCCAGGGAGTTACAAAAAAATATTACCCATCTATTACCGATGCACAAAACGGAACGAATGAAATTCTTAATCCCGCTGCATACATTGCTCCAAACGGAGTTGTCTTTGTAAAAGTAAGTATAACGAGCTTATGTTTCAGAATTGCGAAAATAACGCTGGTTGTACTTCCTCCTGCGCATTCTGATATTTTGAAAGACAAAATTATTTGCATGGAAAAGACTACAACACTCGACGCAGGACCAGGATTTGACGGGTATCAATGGAGCACAGGAGCGACAACGCAATCGATCAATAATGTGACAGTGGGTACGTATTGGGTAGACCTGAAGACCGGAGAATGCGTCACAAGACAAAACGTAAAAGTATACCCGTCCGAACAGCCGGTTATCTCAAATATCGAACTATCAAATAATACCGTTACCATACACGCCATCGGAGGAACGGAACCATACAAATACTCAACCGACAACATCAACTGGCAGGATTCTAATGTATTCACAAATATACCGAGGGGAGGTCTGGTTTTTTATATAAAAGACGATTACGGATGCACGCCTATTTCCACAGAAGTTACCATTCCGAATTTAGTGAATGTCATCACGCCTAACGGAGATGGGATAAATGATATTCTTGATTATTCGGCACTGGCTTACAAACCGGATTTTAAATTCAGTATTTTTGACCGTTACGGAAGTAAGATCCATGAAGGAAATAAAACAAACAGCTACAAATGGGACGGAACCATGGTAGGCCGAAAAGTACCTACTGGAAGTTATTGGTTTGACATCAGCTGGAATGAACCTAATAAAGAAAAAACTCCGATAAAATATACAGGTTGGATACTTGTAAAAAACATTGATTAA
- a CDS encoding T9SS type B sorting domain-containing protein — protein MKRFLLSFVLMFFGINTIFAQRDTDHWFAPYFDVSSSTYNHGLYLSTDSTTPFEVKIYNNNAVIGTVTISKGAPQVFNLNTNTIRTTSISAAGVPNNMGVYTKGDRPYFVSLRAAVSSHGEIITSKGKAGIGTKFYAAATPITTTGSQYNFTTGIMATEDNTTVTISGYDPNVQFANIPTPTPLTLTVTLNKGQSYILTGNGGVVANREGFIGAKIEATKPISVTNGNSNGFYATGSNDGSDLIMDQSVPTDRLGNEFAMVKSISTSPNNMEGGIIIGTENDTDIYLNDSTTPVATIDEGEYYRILANQYKDQGGGHSNLYVRTTKNVYLYQLVGAGSANNTGGYNYIPPLNCFLPRKIDEIGNINLMPGITSAINLKLNILTEAGAAVTVNGVTPTAAQGPYSLTGNSQWVTYAITGITGNVTVTSTKAVTAGVNGGYSTAGYGGYFAGFSSIPLIAKQTGDCIPGLVLEVDDSYETYQWFLNGNPIPGANSNSYTPTVAGNYTVRITVGSCAPATTPIYKVFTCLQETNKSITVCEGFQAIIPEFTSSAQTYVASTVTIVTPPANGTAVIDPNGVIIYTPNFGFAGTDTIVYKFCGNDPEFTDCEQVTLTLTVSESPTVNDATLRSCFIESNPATALFNLTTAPVTGTTGVVKQYYPSPTDAQNGTNEILNPDNYIAPNGVVFIKVSNVNGCFRIAKVTLVVLPPVYSAVLEDKIICMEDTTTLDAGAGFDGYQWSNGATTQSINNMTVGTYWVDLKTGDCVTRQQVKIYPSEQPVISNIEISNNTVTVNTIGGTAPYSYSSDNINWQDSNVFTNVPRGNTVFYVKDDYGCDPITVEVTVPNLINVITPNGDGINDILDYSALAYKPNFKFNIFDRYGSKIHEGNKANSYQWDGAIGGKKVSTGNYWFDISWNEPNSKNTPIKYSGWIMVKNRE, from the coding sequence ATGAAAAGATTTCTATTATCTTTCGTATTAATGTTTTTTGGCATTAATACAATTTTTGCGCAAAGAGACACAGACCATTGGTTTGCCCCTTATTTTGATGTATCAAGTTCCACCTATAACCACGGGTTATATTTGTCAACAGATTCCACGACTCCATTTGAAGTTAAAATTTACAATAACAATGCTGTTATCGGGACTGTTACCATCAGTAAAGGCGCACCTCAGGTTTTTAATCTCAATACCAATACCATAAGAACCACCAGTATTTCTGCTGCAGGCGTTCCTAATAATATGGGAGTATATACAAAGGGAGACCGTCCGTATTTTGTTTCCCTGAGGGCTGCAGTAAGTTCGCATGGAGAAATCATTACCTCTAAAGGGAAGGCCGGAATCGGAACAAAATTTTATGCTGCCGCCACTCCTATTACAACTACCGGCTCGCAGTATAATTTCACCACAGGGATCATGGCAACAGAAGACAACACAACCGTTACCATATCCGGATATGATCCGAATGTACAGTTTGCCAACATTCCGACGCCTACACCACTTACACTCACCGTTACATTAAATAAAGGGCAGTCTTATATTCTTACCGGAAACGGCGGCGTAGTAGCCAACAGAGAAGGATTTATCGGAGCAAAAATAGAAGCAACAAAACCTATTTCCGTAACAAACGGAAATTCGAATGGCTTCTATGCAACAGGTAGCAATGATGGCTCCGATCTTATTATGGACCAGTCTGTTCCAACAGATCGTCTAGGCAATGAATTTGCGATGGTAAAAAGTATTTCTACCAGCCCAAACAATATGGAAGGCGGAATTATAATCGGTACCGAAAATGACACAGATATCTATTTGAATGATTCCACAACACCTGTTGCCACGATTGATGAAGGAGAATATTACAGGATTCTTGCCAATCAATATAAAGATCAGGGAGGAGGCCATTCTAACCTGTATGTAAGAACAACAAAAAATGTATACCTGTATCAGTTGGTAGGAGCAGGCTCTGCCAATAATACCGGAGGATATAATTATATCCCGCCGTTAAACTGTTTCCTTCCAAGAAAAATTGATGAAATCGGAAATATCAATCTGATGCCGGGTATCACTTCTGCCATCAATTTAAAACTTAATATTTTAACAGAAGCAGGAGCTGCCGTAACAGTGAATGGTGTAACTCCTACTGCCGCGCAGGGACCTTATTCCCTTACTGGAAACTCTCAATGGGTTACCTACGCCATTACCGGGATTACAGGAAACGTAACCGTTACCTCAACAAAAGCAGTAACTGCAGGAGTAAACGGAGGATACAGCACAGCAGGATATGGGGGCTATTTTGCAGGCTTCTCTTCCATTCCTTTAATTGCAAAACAAACGGGAGACTGTATTCCAGGGCTTGTTCTTGAAGTTGATGACAGCTACGAAACATACCAGTGGTTTTTAAACGGAAACCCTATTCCAGGTGCTAACTCTAACAGCTATACACCAACAGTCGCCGGAAACTATACCGTAAGAATTACGGTGGGATCTTGTGCGCCTGCTACTACACCGATATATAAAGTATTTACCTGCCTTCAGGAAACTAATAAAAGCATTACTGTTTGTGAAGGATTCCAGGCTATTATTCCTGAATTCACAAGCTCTGCACAGACATATGTCGCCAGCACGGTAACAATTGTAACACCTCCGGCAAACGGAACAGCTGTTATTGATCCGAACGGAGTGATTATCTATACTCCGAATTTCGGATTTGCAGGTACAGATACCATTGTCTATAAATTCTGTGGCAATGATCCCGAATTTACAGACTGCGAGCAAGTTACTTTAACTTTAACGGTTTCTGAAAGTCCGACGGTAAACGATGCTACTTTAAGATCGTGCTTTATAGAATCAAATCCTGCAACAGCCTTATTCAACCTTACAACCGCTCCCGTAACAGGAACTACCGGTGTTGTAAAACAATACTATCCATCCCCTACCGATGCACAGAACGGAACCAATGAAATCCTCAATCCAGATAACTATATTGCGCCAAACGGAGTTGTTTTCATAAAAGTCAGCAATGTTAACGGATGTTTCAGAATCGCGAAAGTTACCTTGGTTGTACTTCCGCCTGTCTACTCAGCTGTACTTGAAGATAAAATCATTTGTATGGAAGATACGACAACATTAGATGCAGGAGCAGGCTTTGACGGATATCAATGGAGCAACGGAGCGACAACACAGTCAATCAATAATATGACAGTAGGTACCTATTGGGTAGATCTGAAGACCGGAGACTGCGTAACAAGACAACAGGTAAAAATATATCCTTCTGAACAGCCGGTTATTTCGAATATTGAAATTTCAAATAATACTGTTACTGTAAACACAATCGGTGGAACGGCACCTTACAGCTATTCATCAGACAATATCAACTGGCAGGATTCTAATGTATTTACAAATGTTCCGCGAGGTAATACCGTATTTTATGTAAAGGATGATTATGGCTGTGATCCCATTACAGTGGAAGTTACCGTTCCGAATTTAATTAACGTCATCACGCCTAACGGAGACGGGATAAATGATATTCTTGATTATTCGGCACTGGCTTACAAACCGAATTTTAAGTTTAATATTTTTGACCGTTACGGAAGTAAAATCCATGAAGGAAATAAAGCAAACAGCTATCAATGGGATGGTGCAATCGGAGGCAAAAAAGTATCAACAGGCAATTATTGGTTTGATATAAGCTGGAATGAACCTAATAGCAAGAATACGCCAATTAAGTATTCCGGATGGATTATGGTAAAAAACAGAGAATAG
- a CDS encoding gliding motility-associated C-terminal domain-containing protein, which translates to MKKVLSILFIFYFLSSLFGQLDREHWFAPMVDRTANPNPFQRLYLSTNRTTPFPVNIYNNNTIIATVTISKGNPQKIDIPRDMIITTQQTDLFTTTTKGLYVKAEFPFYANLRFSVFNHAEIITSKGIPSTGKLFYAASAPITVNNNILNFMASILATEDNTTVTVSGYKPGVQFSNVTTGITNPTISFTLNKGQSYIIDGIANVPGNGNSDGFIGAKIVSNKPVNVTNGNFNGQYAGNFDTSSDILMDQAVPVERLGNEFALVKGNGSLTSNMEGALVIATEDNTEVRVNDETVPIATLNIGQYFMIPGSKYQLQGNGHYNLYIRTSKNAYIYQVLAGASNAGNEVATGGFNFIPALNCYLPKQINELGLIDENFVFSNGNPAGILNVPTKLNLITERGAVVTVNGATPPATTGPFNMTGTNNWVTYGIPNTTGTITIVSSKAITAGITAGSDAVGYGGFFAGFPTQPVILKTGGDCAPGIVLTVDPVIYDTYQWYNNGNIIPGATGPSISPTQSGYYTCSVTMGSCAPLITEQFKVLNCTKLSSAAYDLCTSKTITPAFTSSSQAPVASTVSILTAPTLGTATVNPATGVITYTATNPGTAATDTFTYTFCGNDPVFTDCETVTVTMNIQSVIVNNATITACNNGSGQGIFNLTSANVTSNSPVTITYYPSLTDAQNETPAAQITAPTNYTAANGTVIYAVVKNNLGCKNIAQITLNLYTYATIINNYTGTFCDGNLDGTVEVILSNITPIVLSNPTYFPLVRYYANITDANIGNNNTLPNNWSYTAPTTIYIRVDSPDGCAPVVKPLNFIIGPKIPLTNATLLETICDDNLDGSKLIDLLPYISQFTPDPAVTPTFFATQLNAQNNTSPLANPVNITGVQTIYIRFEKPGICPNIASITINLKTPKHSDILVSKEICPQTKTILDAGPGFTSYVWSTGATTPSISNVGPGNYWVDLTFDGCTYRQNVTVTESVLPVIGSIEINGSTVTIGVSGGTPPYEYSLDGINWQSSNVFTNVPRGNQIVHVRDSNRCDDVIKSFVMINLINTITPNLDGYNDSIDYSALMDKENIVFRIFDRYGAEIFRGDKSNRFIWDGKIQGGRPINTATYWYLLSWTESKGATTVKYTSWLLVKNY; encoded by the coding sequence ATGAAAAAAGTTTTATCTATTTTATTTATATTTTATTTCTTAAGCTCTTTGTTTGGTCAATTGGACAGAGAGCACTGGTTTGCCCCTATGGTAGATAGAACTGCAAATCCCAATCCTTTCCAGAGGCTTTATCTTTCCACTAACCGCACCACACCTTTCCCCGTAAATATATATAATAACAATACAATAATTGCCACTGTAACAATCAGCAAAGGGAATCCCCAGAAAATTGACATTCCGAGGGATATGATTATTACGACTCAACAGACTGATCTTTTTACAACTACTACAAAAGGCCTATATGTAAAAGCAGAATTTCCCTTTTATGCCAACCTCAGATTTTCGGTGTTTAATCATGCCGAAATTATAACCTCTAAAGGCATACCTTCTACCGGGAAACTATTTTATGCAGCGAGCGCTCCCATTACGGTAAATAACAACATCCTGAATTTCATGGCGAGTATTCTTGCAACAGAAGATAATACAACGGTTACCGTATCAGGATATAAGCCCGGTGTACAGTTTTCTAATGTAACTACCGGCATTACCAATCCTACAATAAGTTTTACTTTAAATAAAGGGCAATCATACATTATCGATGGAATAGCAAATGTTCCCGGAAATGGAAATTCTGATGGTTTCATTGGTGCTAAAATTGTATCCAACAAGCCTGTAAATGTTACAAACGGTAACTTTAACGGACAATATGCCGGAAATTTTGACACCAGCTCTGATATACTTATGGATCAGGCTGTTCCTGTAGAAAGACTCGGAAACGAATTTGCTTTGGTAAAGGGTAACGGAAGCCTTACTTCGAATATGGAGGGAGCCCTTGTAATTGCTACTGAAGATAATACTGAAGTACGCGTTAATGATGAAACAGTCCCGATTGCTACATTAAACATCGGACAGTATTTCATGATTCCCGGTTCAAAATATCAGCTACAGGGAAACGGACATTATAATCTCTACATCAGAACTTCAAAGAATGCATATATCTACCAGGTTCTTGCCGGGGCAAGCAATGCAGGGAACGAGGTTGCAACAGGAGGGTTCAACTTTATTCCCGCGCTCAACTGCTACTTACCTAAACAAATCAACGAGCTTGGTCTTATTGATGAAAACTTTGTGTTTTCAAACGGAAATCCAGCCGGAATTCTAAATGTTCCCACAAAGCTGAATCTTATCACGGAACGCGGTGCCGTAGTTACTGTAAATGGTGCTACGCCGCCTGCTACAACAGGCCCTTTTAATATGACGGGAACCAATAACTGGGTTACGTACGGAATTCCCAACACCACAGGAACTATAACAATTGTATCTTCCAAAGCGATTACGGCAGGAATTACCGCCGGGAGTGATGCCGTAGGGTACGGTGGTTTCTTTGCAGGATTCCCTACACAGCCGGTTATCCTAAAAACAGGAGGAGACTGTGCGCCCGGTATTGTTCTTACGGTGGACCCTGTTATTTATGATACGTACCAATGGTATAACAACGGAAATATAATCCCTGGCGCTACTGGCCCGTCAATATCTCCCACCCAATCGGGATACTACACCTGCTCCGTTACAATGGGAAGCTGTGCTCCGCTGATAACAGAACAATTCAAGGTATTAAACTGTACAAAACTTTCATCAGCAGCCTATGATCTTTGTACTTCCAAAACAATTACTCCCGCCTTCACAAGTTCATCCCAAGCACCTGTTGCTTCCACCGTATCTATCCTTACCGCACCAACGCTGGGAACAGCAACCGTAAACCCGGCGACCGGAGTCATAACCTACACGGCAACGAATCCCGGAACCGCAGCAACAGATACTTTTACCTATACTTTCTGCGGAAATGATCCGGTATTCACCGACTGTGAAACCGTAACCGTTACGATGAATATTCAGTCCGTGATTGTAAATAATGCTACGATCACTGCTTGTAATAATGGCTCGGGACAGGGAATATTTAATTTAACATCTGCCAATGTCACCAGTAATTCGCCGGTAACAATTACATACTATCCATCACTGACGGATGCCCAAAATGAAACACCGGCAGCTCAGATAACAGCACCAACCAATTATACTGCTGCAAACGGAACCGTTATATATGCTGTAGTAAAAAATAATCTCGGATGTAAAAACATTGCGCAGATTACCCTTAATCTATATACTTATGCCACCATCATTAACAATTATACAGGAACATTCTGTGATGGCAATCTTGATGGTACGGTTGAGGTTATTTTATCCAACATCACTCCTATTGTTTTATCAAATCCTACCTATTTTCCATTAGTAAGATATTATGCAAATATAACAGATGCCAATATCGGAAATAATAATACCCTCCCGAATAACTGGTCTTACACAGCTCCAACAACGATTTACATAAGAGTAGACTCACCAGACGGATGCGCACCCGTAGTAAAACCCCTTAATTTTATTATCGGACCTAAAATCCCGTTGACAAATGCAACTCTATTGGAAACTATATGTGATGATAATCTGGATGGTTCCAAATTAATTGATTTATTGCCTTACATTAGCCAATTTACCCCAGATCCTGCAGTAACGCCTACTTTTTTTGCAACACAATTGAATGCACAGAATAATACTTCGCCGCTTGCAAATCCGGTTAATATTACCGGGGTACAAACCATCTATATACGTTTTGAAAAACCTGGGATATGTCCTAACATAGCCTCAATTACTATTAATCTAAAAACACCGAAGCATTCCGATATTTTAGTGAGTAAAGAGATTTGTCCGCAAACAAAAACCATCTTGGATGCCGGACCGGGCTTTACCAGTTATGTATGGAGTACCGGCGCTACAACACCTTCTATCAGCAATGTAGGACCGGGTAATTATTGGGTGGATCTTACTTTTGACGGCTGTACTTACAGACAGAATGTAACCGTAACAGAATCTGTTCTTCCGGTAATCGGCAGCATTGAGATAAATGGAAGCACCGTCACCATCGGTGTGAGCGGAGGAACTCCCCCTTATGAATATTCCTTAGACGGAATAAACTGGCAGAGCTCTAATGTTTTTACCAATGTACCGCGTGGAAATCAGATTGTCCATGTTCGTGATTCCAACCGATGCGATGACGTGATAAAATCCTTTGTCATGATTAATCTTATCAATACCATTACGCCAAACCTGGATGGTTATAATGACTCTATTGATTATTCAGCATTAATGGATAAAGAAAACATTGTTTTCAGAATATTCGACCGGTATGGTGCTGAAATTTTCAGGGGAGACAAATCCAACAGATTCATTTGGGATGGCAAAATTCAGGGCGGAAGACCTATAAACACAGCAACTTACTGGTATCTGTTAAGCTGGACCGAATCTAAAGGTGCAACCACGGTAAAATATACAAGCTGGCTATTGGTCAAAAATTATTAA
- a CDS encoding DUF6759 domain-containing protein, which translates to MKKIFLIFAAIFFVNFSAQKKGKDYSEILKSKNIYEINAFLRDAHPDDPRRSVLKPRVMEMMKDYIKNAKPGDTKVKQMQDWLAMLKRRPSTKISFEEMNANIKKKQIAKYQKELQVGQAAVVYTPSNPQNVYIAPSVTSAPSAAAIPDTEASEFNMLMGENPVEHKNKTVKILNSLFDNDPNAKECIVMIENKSDCNIIVRMEGVGITKYRLPVPAHGDNSIVVQKGDYLFTSIVCGAQYASQKTIQKPLMVALGSSAKK; encoded by the coding sequence ATGAAAAAGATTTTTTTAATTTTCGCCGCTATTTTTTTTGTGAATTTTTCTGCTCAGAAGAAAGGAAAAGATTACAGTGAAATTTTAAAGAGCAAAAATATTTATGAAATCAATGCTTTTCTGCGAGATGCCCATCCTGATGATCCCAGAAGATCAGTACTCAAGCCGCGGGTCATGGAAATGATGAAAGATTACATTAAGAATGCAAAACCCGGAGATACTAAAGTAAAGCAAATGCAGGACTGGCTGGCAATGCTGAAAAGACGGCCTTCTACCAAAATATCTTTTGAAGAGATGAATGCCAATATAAAGAAAAAACAGATTGCAAAATACCAGAAAGAATTGCAGGTAGGCCAGGCTGCGGTTGTATACACTCCTAGCAATCCTCAAAATGTTTATATTGCGCCTTCCGTTACTTCTGCACCATCTGCCGCTGCAATCCCCGATACAGAAGCTTCGGAATTTAATATGCTGATGGGAGAAAATCCCGTGGAACATAAAAATAAAACCGTGAAAATTTTAAATTCACTTTTTGATAATGATCCTAATGCTAAAGAATGCATTGTTATGATTGAAAATAAATCCGACTGTAATATCATTGTAAGAATGGAAGGAGTAGGTATTACCAAATACAGGCTTCCGGTTCCTGCTCATGGAGACAATTCCATTGTTGTACAGAAAGGAGATTATCTTTTTACAAGTATCGTCTGCGGAGCGCAGTATGCATCACAAAAAACCATACAGAAGCCTTTAATGGTGGCTCTTGGAAGTTCTGCCAAGAAATAA
- the trmB gene encoding tRNA (guanosine(46)-N7)-methyltransferase TrmB → MGKNKLARFAENKILPNVVQPTREEALNGFNLKGKWRTEFFKNENPIVLELGCGKGEYTVGLAKAFPEKNFIGIDVKGARFWFGAKEAHENGMQNVAFLRTQIELVDYFFAENEVDEIWITFPDPQIKYKRTKHRLTHPDFLNRYKKFLKPGGIIHLKTDSEFLHGYTLGFLQGAGYEIITAHHDIYGAPEYDPGTLHLRDIRTYYEELFSAKGKTITYIKFKIN, encoded by the coding sequence ATGGGTAAGAATAAATTAGCAAGATTCGCGGAAAACAAAATATTACCGAATGTCGTTCAGCCGACAAGAGAAGAAGCGCTGAACGGCTTTAACCTTAAAGGAAAGTGGAGAACAGAATTTTTCAAGAATGAAAATCCCATTGTTCTTGAATTAGGCTGTGGTAAAGGAGAATATACCGTAGGACTGGCAAAAGCATTTCCTGAAAAAAACTTCATCGGTATTGATGTGAAAGGAGCAAGATTCTGGTTTGGTGCTAAAGAAGCACACGAAAACGGCATGCAGAATGTTGCATTTCTGAGAACTCAGATTGAACTTGTAGATTATTTTTTCGCTGAAAATGAAGTAGATGAAATATGGATTACATTCCCGGATCCACAGATTAAATACAAGCGTACCAAGCACAGGCTTACCCACCCGGATTTTTTAAACAGATATAAAAAGTTCCTGAAGCCCGGTGGCATTATCCATTTAAAAACAGACTCCGAATTTCTTCACGGCTACACACTCGGCTTTTTGCAGGGGGCAGGATATGAAATCATTACGGCTCATCATGATATTTATGGAGCTCCCGAGTATGATCCTGGCACTCTACACCTTAGAGACATCAGAACCTATTATGAAGAGCTTTTTTCTGCTAAAGGAAAAACCATTACATATATTAAATTTAAAATTAATTAA